One window from the genome of Anaerococcus sp. Marseille-Q7828 encodes:
- a CDS encoding metal ABC transporter ATP-binding protein: protein MTLISINNLSFAYDQKEILKNINLQLEAGDFLAISGENGSGKTTLVKILTKELPIKRGFVEIFGEDINDFDNFQKVGYVPQLNESSNIAFPLTCREYVILNLYKNFGKFKRPTRENMKTVEDIFRILNIENLIDKPFNKLSGGQQQRVMIARCLVNNPDVLILDEPTVGIDQANKEDFLDLLLHLNKKHSLSIIIISHEMEFIKNYVNKVVVLKEGMILDA, encoded by the coding sequence ATGACCTTAATAAGTATTAATAATTTAAGCTTTGCTTATGATCAAAAAGAAATTTTAAAAAATATAAATTTACAGTTAGAAGCAGGAGACTTCCTAGCTATAAGTGGGGAAAATGGATCTGGCAAGACCACCCTTGTCAAGATCCTTACCAAAGAGCTTCCTATCAAAAGAGGTTTTGTGGAAATTTTTGGTGAAGATATCAACGATTTTGACAACTTCCAAAAAGTAGGTTATGTTCCCCAACTTAACGAGTCTTCAAACATTGCTTTTCCTCTCACTTGTAGGGAGTATGTTATCTTAAACTTGTACAAGAACTTTGGCAAATTTAAGAGACCTACAAGAGAAAATATGAAGACAGTTGAGGATATATTTAGGATATTAAATATAGAAAATTTAATTGACAAGCCCTTCAATAAATTATCCGGTGGTCAGCAACAAAGGGTTATGATTGCAAGATGTTTGGTAAATAACCCAGACGTTTTGATCCTAGATGAGCCAACTGTGGGTATTGACCAAGCCAACAAAGAAGATTTTCTAGACTTACTTTTGCATCTAAATAAAAAACATTCTTTGAGTATAATTATTATAAGTCACGAGATGGAATTTATAAAAAATTATGTCAACAAAGTTGTTGTTTTAAAGGAAGGTATGATATTAGATGCTTGA
- a CDS encoding zinc ABC transporter substrate-binding protein: MKYKNLALVLALGLTLSACGQKEDNGDKTPANEPKTEESLDEPTKEDNKDESASSDDQAEETVVYTSFYPIYNLTKQIAGDKMEVKSFTNLKAESHGWEPSAKDIAELSNSKLMFINGAGMEEWEDSLEGSTDIELVDTSEGLDLIKANHEDHDHAHAHEDEEHDHDHEHEEENADHEHEEDHADHEHEEENADHEHEEEHADHEDEEHDHDHEHEEEHADHEHEEEHADHEHEEEHADLEHEEDDHEHEEHNHDHEHNHGEFDPHTWLSPINGLAQAKVIAEKLSQVDPANKDYYMDNYKKIEDELNAMIDEYSKKFEEASNKNFLVNHKAFSYIARDFNLNQIALTSLTSTDDTDAKTLKEAAEKAKELNINTVFYEMGGSDKSAKTLADEIGAEIKPLNTLELATDEDLDNNKTYQELIRYNLEEIYKSLEK; the protein is encoded by the coding sequence ATGAAATATAAAAACCTAGCATTAGTACTTGCACTTGGATTAACTTTAAGTGCTTGTGGACAAAAAGAAGACAATGGAGATAAAACTCCAGCAAATGAGCCAAAGACAGAAGAAAGTCTTGATGAGCCAACAAAAGAAGACAATAAAGATGAGAGCGCATCTTCTGACGATCAAGCAGAAGAAACCGTAGTATATACTTCTTTCTATCCTATTTATAATTTAACTAAACAAATAGCAGGGGATAAGATGGAAGTAAAATCTTTCACAAATCTAAAGGCTGAAAGTCACGGATGGGAACCTTCTGCAAAAGATATAGCAGAATTATCCAATTCGAAATTAATGTTTATAAATGGTGCAGGCATGGAAGAGTGGGAAGATTCATTAGAAGGTTCTACTGATATAGAACTTGTTGACACTAGTGAGGGACTTGATTTGATAAAAGCAAACCACGAGGATCACGACCATGCTCATGCCCATGAAGATGAAGAGCATGATCACGATCATGAACATGAAGAGGAGAATGCGGATCACGAGCACGAAGAAGACCACGCAGACCATGAACATGAGGAAGAGAATGCGGACCACGAGCACGAAGAAGAACATGCAGACCATGAAGATGAAGAGCATGATCACGATCACGAACATGAAGAAGAGCATGCAGATCACGAACATGAAGAAGAGCATGCAGACCACGAACACGAAGAAGAGCATGCAGACCTTGAACACGAAGAAGACGATCATGAACACGAAGAACACAATCACGATCACGAACACAATCATGGAGAATTTGATCCACACACATGGTTAAGTCCAATAAATGGCCTTGCCCAAGCTAAAGTTATCGCTGAAAAACTTAGCCAAGTAGATCCAGCAAACAAAGATTACTATATGGACAATTATAAGAAAATAGAAGATGAGTTAAATGCTATGATTGATGAATATAGCAAAAAATTTGAAGAAGCTTCTAACAAAAACTTTCTTGTAAACCATAAGGCATTTTCATATATAGCTCGTGATTTTAACTTAAATCAAATAGCTCTTACAAGTCTTACATCAACTGATGATACAGATGCAAAGACTTTAAAAGAAGCAGCTGAAAAAGCCAAAGAGTTGAATATTAATACTGTTTTCTATGAAATGGGTGGATCTGATAAAAGTGCAAAAACCCTTGCTGATGAAATTGGTGCAGAGATTAAACCACTTAATACCCTAGAACTTGCAACAGACGAAGATTTGGACAATAATAAGACTTATCAAGAGTTAATCAGATACAATCTAGAAGAAATTTACAAATCATTAGAAAAATAA
- a CDS encoding Fur family transcriptional regulator, translated as MNINELLKDKDLKVTKYRKLILENLKSCDNPISAEELFDKLKKDYDMDLSTIYRNLNILEEKGVLLKTTNLDGISYYQLNDSHHKHFITCNICHKKFTIENCPVHELEDEIEKETGFVINGHNFEFTGICPDCQKK; from the coding sequence ATGAATATTAATGAACTCTTAAAGGACAAGGATCTAAAGGTCACCAAATATAGAAAACTAATCTTAGAAAATTTAAAATCTTGTGATAATCCAATATCCGCAGAAGAACTTTTTGATAAACTCAAAAAAGATTACGACATGGACTTATCAACTATCTATAGAAACTTAAATATATTAGAAGAAAAAGGTGTCCTACTTAAGACTACAAATCTCGATGGCATAAGCTACTATCAATTAAACGACAGCCACCACAAACATTTTATAACTTGTAATATATGCCACAAAAAATTCACCATAGAAAATTGCCCTGTCCACGAACTGGAAGACGAGATAGAAAAAGAAACTGGCTTTGTAATCAACGGCCATAATTTTGAATTTACTGGAATATGTCCAGATTGTCAGAAAAAATAA
- a CDS encoding dicarboxylate/amino acid:cation symporter has protein sequence MKKNRRDISQSKKIFIALIAGLIFGIVMHSFVPDSHFKNEILIEGVFYTIGQLFIRLMQMLVVPLVFFSIADGCRNLGDTETLGKVGIRIVVFYLFTTALAIMIALGLSSIIGPGKGMNMQIGQQSYEVAKADISLKDTILDFIPTNPIGALAEGNMIQIIIFAVLVGLLIASMEDRLVSLGNIVTEMNDLMMGMTAWVMKLAPVGVFFLITRTFSNLGFDAILSMLSYMGSVLGSLVVQLFIVYMVLLVAFVRVNPFKFIKKYAPVMTFGFSTASSSATVPINIQTLEDMGVDRKISSFTIPLGATVNMDGTAIMQGVAVIFIANAYGITLSPTDFLTVILTATIASVGTAGIPSVGLVTLSMVLESVGLPVEGIAIIMGIDRILDMARTTINLSGDATGTIIVANSVGAFDKAKFNS, from the coding sequence ATGAAAAAAAATAGGAGAGATATTTCCCAATCAAAAAAAATTTTTATAGCCCTTATAGCTGGTTTGATTTTTGGAATTGTAATGCATAGTTTTGTTCCAGACTCTCATTTCAAAAACGAAATTCTGATAGAGGGCGTATTTTATACAATAGGACAACTTTTTATTAGATTGATGCAAATGCTAGTTGTACCACTGGTATTTTTCTCAATAGCAGATGGATGTAGAAACCTAGGCGACACAGAAACTTTGGGTAAGGTTGGTATAAGAATCGTAGTATTCTATTTATTTACAACAGCCCTAGCAATTATGATTGCTCTTGGTTTATCTAGTATTATAGGCCCTGGTAAGGGTATGAATATGCAAATAGGTCAGCAATCTTATGAAGTTGCTAAAGCTGATATATCCCTTAAAGATACCATTCTTGACTTTATTCCAACAAATCCAATAGGGGCCCTTGCTGAAGGTAATATGATCCAAATTATAATATTTGCAGTCCTTGTAGGATTATTGATTGCATCTATGGAAGATAGGTTGGTTTCCTTGGGTAATATTGTTACTGAGATGAATGATCTAATGATGGGAATGACAGCCTGGGTAATGAAACTAGCACCAGTGGGAGTGTTTTTCCTAATCACTAGAACATTTTCTAATCTGGGATTTGATGCGATTTTGTCAATGCTTAGCTATATGGGATCAGTATTAGGATCTCTAGTAGTTCAATTATTTATAGTCTATATGGTCTTATTAGTGGCATTTGTAAGAGTAAATCCATTTAAGTTTATTAAAAAATATGCACCTGTTATGACCTTTGGATTTTCAACAGCATCATCTTCTGCTACAGTACCAATCAATATACAAACCCTTGAAGATATGGGGGTTGATAGGAAAATTTCATCATTTACTATCCCTCTCGGGGCAACTGTAAATATGGATGGTACAGCTATTATGCAAGGAGTAGCAGTAATATTCATAGCCAATGCCTATGGAATTACTCTAAGTCCAACAGACTTTTTGACAGTAATACTTACAGCGACAATTGCTTCAGTTGGTACAGCTGGTATACCATCAGTAGGATTAGTAACACTTTCAATGGTCCTAGAATCAGTTGGTCTTCCAGTAGAAGGAATTGCAATTATCATGGGTATTGATAGAATCCTAGATATGGCAAGAACTACAATAAACTTATCTGGTGATGCTACAGGTACAATAATTGTAGCAAACTCAGTTGGAGCCTTTGATAAAGCAAAATTTAATAGTTAA
- a CDS encoding NAD(P)-dependent oxidoreductase — MRIAREKIWITGSSGRLGTSMQRLLDPLDSEIIATDKHEVDITKQDEVRKFVSRIRPSVIINCSGMSNRDKCEADPDGAFLLNAIGARNVAIASNTFMAKLVQLSTADVFDGTSFKSYTEFDKANPKSVYGKSKFEGENYVREFSNYHFIVRVSRLYSRENQFVENILKQADSGKVEVAKDLYMSPTPAFELANFLIPLIETNSFGTYHASSGAYTSMSDFAKEILDYCGKDAKIIETEDNPSMLARPGFFALEDYILKITDGYKIPHWKDTLHEYIDGEGLNEKK, encoded by the coding sequence ATGAGAATAGCAAGAGAAAAAATTTGGATAACCGGCTCTTCAGGTAGACTTGGTACATCTATGCAAAGATTATTGGATCCTTTGGATTCAGAAATTATAGCTACAGATAAGCATGAAGTTGATATTACAAAGCAAGATGAAGTTAGGAAGTTTGTTAGCCGTATTAGACCTAGCGTTATTATTAATTGTTCAGGTATGTCAAATAGAGATAAGTGTGAAGCTGACCCAGATGGTGCATTTCTATTAAATGCCATAGGCGCTAGAAATGTTGCCATTGCTTCAAATACCTTTATGGCAAAATTAGTTCAACTTTCGACAGCAGATGTGTTTGATGGAACAAGTTTCAAATCCTATACCGAATTTGACAAGGCCAATCCAAAGAGTGTTTATGGAAAGAGTAAGTTTGAGGGGGAAAACTATGTTAGAGAATTTTCTAATTACCATTTTATAGTAAGAGTAAGTAGGCTATATTCTCGTGAAAATCAGTTTGTCGAAAATATTTTAAAACAAGCTGATAGTGGTAAGGTAGAGGTTGCAAAAGACTTATATATGTCACCAACTCCTGCTTTTGAGCTAGCTAATTTTCTCATACCTTTGATTGAAACTAATTCGTTTGGCACCTACCATGCTTCATCAGGAGCCTATACTTCTATGTCTGACTTTGCTAAAGAAATCCTAGATTATTGTGGCAAGGATGCTAAGATAATAGAAACTGAAGACAATCCAAGCATGCTAGCAAGACCAGGATTCTTTGCCTTGGAAGATTATATATTAAAAATCACTGACGGATACAAGATTCCTCATTGGAAGGATACACTGCATGAATATATAGATGGGGAGGGATTGAATGAAAAAAAATAG
- a CDS encoding metallophosphoesterase, producing MKKKTKIITGLALAGLCLTLYVDNQCFVAKEEKVILKSEKIKKPIKITQITDFHSNAIKNLDEVLENIQNFNPNLVILTGDIIDYGTEDKIERSVYFLEKLRSLNIKTYYITGNHEEAGPNLDKFLSEIERLGITYLKNEGERLNINGNKVYLYGTSMFDFSYENYKADDESVNIILSHFSKNVRDNYQGNEDFIFSGHTHGGQVRLPIVGGLVAPGEGFFPNYDKGSFKFNDSIIYIDSGLGNTFLPLRFMDQIQYSNIVLAPVV from the coding sequence ATGAAAAAGAAGACTAAAATTATAACAGGCCTTGCACTAGCAGGGCTTTGCTTAACTTTATATGTTGACAATCAGTGTTTTGTCGCAAAAGAAGAAAAAGTTATACTAAAATCTGAAAAAATAAAAAAGCCAATAAAAATTACACAGATAACAGATTTTCATTCAAATGCTATCAAAAACCTTGATGAGGTCCTAGAAAATATACAAAACTTCAACCCAAATCTAGTAATATTGACGGGTGACATCATAGACTATGGCACTGAGGACAAAATAGAAAGATCTGTGTATTTTTTAGAAAAACTAAGGTCCTTAAATATAAAAACCTACTATATAACAGGTAACCACGAAGAAGCTGGTCCAAACTTGGATAAGTTTTTAAGTGAGATTGAAAGACTTGGAATCACATACCTTAAAAATGAGGGAGAGAGATTAAATATAAATGGCAATAAAGTTTATCTTTATGGTACAAGTATGTTTGATTTTTCATATGAAAATTATAAGGCGGATGATGAAAGTGTAAATATAATTCTAAGTCATTTTTCAAAAAATGTCAGAGATAACTACCAAGGAAATGAAGATTTCATATTCTCAGGGCACACTCACGGAGGCCAAGTCAGACTACCTATAGTAGGTGGACTAGTAGCCCCGGGAGAAGGATTTTTCCCAAATTATGACAAAGGATCCTTTAAATTCAATGATTCAATAATATATATAGACAGCGGACTAGGAAACACCTTCCTACCCCTACGCTTCATGGACCAAATACAGTATAGTAATATAGTACTAGCGCCAGTAGTTTAG
- the nadE gene encoding NAD(+) synthase, with amino-acid sequence MREFIKIRSTNFNLALGNVNKNKETIKDLVRQADKDGVNILSLPELSLTGASLYDGYWDLAEICEDAIMDLIEFSKDYKALFSVGFPFIYNRKIYNAIGLIINGSLVNLTTKKNLSTIEKNVFSTDLPDHDFLNAFDSWPNINIDYSTIDGLAIDVTIGEDEEMTIPRSLEYKAKLGERHEIILHPCANPKFALNEEDIINRVKFLSKDVTYVLTSSGMGESSTDFVYGGLNIIANDGEIIAHTSNAPIDYIGKYYINVDEDSLFPTTFTKETNKCEKFPYLPDYERGEEYVNDVLDIGATGLTSRMKHIGIKDVFLGVSGGLDSTMALLTIVHAYKKEGLDYSGIHCYTMPAFGTSDRTKSNAYKLCQALGLELEEINISEAVSIHLRDIGHDGKTSDTAYENAQARERTQVLFDLANMGNGIVIGTGDLSENMQGFATYNGDQMSNYSLNASLMKTEIRYIVGAIAEKTDNIKLKSVLNDILDTPISPELVNESANKISQKTEDIIGPYELIDFFIYNHMTKHTRPREILEDAYSAFEDSYDKETIRKWLISYYKRFTSSQFKRSATVDGPNITGRSFSPRAGFKIPSDMSYASYIEELNEKED; translated from the coding sequence ATGCGAGAATTTATAAAAATAAGATCTACAAACTTTAACCTTGCCCTAGGCAATGTAAATAAAAACAAAGAGACTATCAAAGATTTGGTTAGACAAGCTGATAAAGATGGGGTAAATATTCTTTCCCTACCAGAGCTATCTCTAACAGGAGCAAGTCTTTATGATGGATATTGGGATTTGGCAGAAATATGCGAAGATGCAATTATGGACTTGATAGAGTTCTCTAAAGATTATAAGGCCCTATTTTCTGTTGGTTTTCCCTTTATATATAATAGAAAAATATATAATGCAATAGGACTTATTATAAATGGAAGTCTAGTAAACCTGACTACAAAGAAAAATTTAAGTACCATTGAAAAAAATGTTTTTTCAACTGATCTTCCAGATCATGATTTTTTAAATGCCTTTGATAGCTGGCCAAATATAAACATAGATTATAGTACAATAGATGGACTGGCAATTGATGTAACAATTGGCGAAGACGAAGAAATGACTATTCCTCGTAGTTTAGAGTATAAAGCAAAGCTTGGAGAAAGACATGAGATTATCCTACACCCTTGTGCAAATCCTAAATTTGCTCTAAATGAAGAAGATATAATAAATAGAGTAAAATTCTTATCCAAGGATGTGACCTATGTTCTTACATCTTCTGGCATGGGCGAATCTAGCACAGATTTTGTTTATGGTGGTCTAAATATTATAGCAAATGATGGAGAAATAATTGCCCATACATCAAATGCTCCTATTGATTACATTGGCAAATATTATATAAATGTTGACGAGGACAGCCTATTTCCAACTACATTTACAAAAGAAACTAATAAATGCGAAAAATTTCCTTATTTGCCAGATTATGAAAGGGGCGAAGAATATGTAAATGATGTATTAGATATTGGAGCAACAGGTCTAACAAGTCGTATGAAACATATTGGAATAAAGGATGTATTCTTGGGAGTGTCTGGTGGCCTTGATTCAACAATGGCTCTTTTAACCATAGTTCATGCTTACAAAAAAGAAGGCTTGGATTATTCGGGTATCCATTGCTACACTATGCCAGCCTTTGGAACAAGTGATAGAACAAAGTCAAACGCCTATAAGTTATGTCAAGCTTTAGGTTTAGAATTAGAAGAGATTAATATTTCAGAAGCTGTAAGTATACATCTTAGAGATATCGGCCATGATGGCAAGACATCAGACACAGCTTATGAAAATGCCCAAGCTAGAGAGCGCACCCAAGTTCTCTTTGACCTTGCCAATATGGGCAATGGCATAGTTATAGGTACTGGAGACCTATCAGAAAATATGCAAGGCTTTGCAACCTACAATGGCGATCAGATGAGCAATTACTCACTAAATGCAAGCCTTATGAAAACTGAAATCCGCTATATTGTAGGGGCAATTGCAGAAAAAACTGACAATATAAAATTAAAGAGTGTATTAAATGATATACTCGATACACCAATTTCACCAGAACTAGTTAATGAAAGTGCAAATAAAATTAGCCAAAAAACAGAAGATATCATAGGCCCATATGAACTAATTGATTTTTTCATATACAATCATATGACCAAACATACAAGGCCAAGAGAAATATTGGAAGATGCCTATAGCGCCTTTGAGGACAGCTATGACAAAGAAACTATTAGAAAATGGCTAATATCATATTATAAGAGATTTACATCTAGCCAATTTAAAAGATCAGCGACTGTTGATGGACCAAATATCACAGGCAGGTCCTTTAGTCCAAGAGCTGGCTTTAAAATACCATCAGATATGTCCTATGCTTCATATATTGAGGAATTAAATGAAAAAGAAGACTAA
- a CDS encoding acyl-CoA dehydrogenase family protein — translation MAFNLPKDLEEFRAYVRDFAEKKIKPIAFQLDQQKEFPREIVKEMGQMGLLGIPFPEEYGGAGLTNKHYAIAVEELSRVDGGVGVICSAHTSLGTWGLNEFGTEEQKQKYLRPLCDGTQIGGFGLTEDNAGSDSAGTETTAVDKGDYYLLNGKKIYITNAPEAQTYLVTAVTEPGKGNHGISMFIVDKDFEGFTFSEPYDKLGIRSSVTAELHFKDVKVPKENLLGELGKGFKYAMMILDGGRIGIASQALGIAQGAYESAREYQLQREQFGKAIAYFQANQFKLADMATQLKAARLLVYDAADKKDNHVKGYGKDAAMAKLYASDLANKLTSEALQMYGGSGFIKGVDVERHYRDSKITQIYEGTNEIMRVVIAGYLLPKPNKAKTDKPKQKKSVVGDRKKQIFKGDVKESVKKFVEALKADGYTFDNHRPEADTEFEESDRLVVAGMGIGEEQNLNLVKDLAKAADASVGASRPVSEVKHYLPLDRYVGLSGQKWAGDLYIGVGVSGAVQHLLGIKDVKTICVINNDEAAPFFENCDYGIVGDFHEVLPLLIEEING, via the coding sequence ATGGCTTTTAATTTACCAAAAGATTTAGAAGAATTTAGGGCATATGTCAGAGACTTTGCCGAGAAAAAAATAAAACCAATTGCATTTCAATTAGACCAACAAAAAGAGTTTCCAAGAGAAATTGTTAAAGAAATGGGACAAATGGGATTATTAGGAATTCCTTTTCCAGAAGAATATGGTGGAGCAGGACTTACAAACAAACATTATGCTATCGCTGTAGAAGAACTTTCTAGAGTAGACGGTGGTGTTGGTGTTATTTGTTCAGCACATACTTCACTAGGTACATGGGGACTTAATGAATTTGGTACAGAAGAACAAAAACAAAAATACTTAAGACCACTTTGTGATGGTACACAAATTGGTGGATTTGGTCTTACAGAAGATAATGCTGGTTCAGACTCTGCAGGAACTGAAACAACAGCAGTAGATAAGGGAGATTACTATTTATTAAATGGTAAGAAGATTTATATTACCAATGCTCCAGAAGCACAAACATATCTAGTAACAGCAGTTACAGAACCTGGTAAGGGTAACCACGGTATATCAATGTTTATCGTTGATAAGGACTTCGAAGGTTTCACATTCTCAGAACCATACGACAAACTTGGTATCAGATCATCAGTTACAGCAGAACTTCACTTTAAAGATGTAAAAGTTCCAAAAGAAAACCTACTTGGCGAACTTGGTAAAGGTTTCAAGTACGCAATGATGATTCTTGATGGTGGTAGAATCGGTATAGCATCTCAAGCTCTAGGTATAGCACAAGGTGCTTATGAATCAGCTCGTGAATATCAACTTCAAAGAGAACAATTTGGTAAAGCTATAGCTTACTTCCAAGCTAACCAATTCAAGCTTGCTGACATGGCTACACAACTAAAGGCAGCTAGACTTCTAGTTTATGATGCAGCAGACAAAAAAGATAATCATGTTAAAGGTTATGGTAAAGATGCTGCTATGGCAAAACTATACGCATCTGATCTTGCAAACAAACTAACAAGTGAAGCCCTACAAATGTACGGTGGATCTGGTTTCATCAAGGGTGTAGATGTAGAACGTCACTACAGAGACTCTAAGATTACTCAAATCTACGAAGGTACAAATGAAATCATGAGAGTGGTTATCGCTGGATACCTACTTCCAAAACCAAACAAAGCAAAAACTGATAAACCAAAACAAAAGAAATCAGTAGTTGGAGATAGAAAAAAACAAATCTTCAAAGGCGATGTAAAAGAATCAGTTAAGAAATTTGTAGAAGCTCTAAAAGCTGATGGATATACATTTGATAATCATAGACCAGAAGCTGACACAGAATTTGAAGAATCTGACAGACTAGTAGTTGCTGGTATGGGTATTGGTGAAGAACAAAACCTAAATCTAGTAAAAGATTTGGCAAAAGCAGCTGATGCTTCAGTAGGAGCAAGCCGTCCAGTATCTGAAGTTAAACACTACTTGCCACTTGATAGATATGTTGGACTTTCTGGTCAAAAATGGGCAGGAGACCTATATATCGGAGTTGGCGTAAGCGGAGCTGTTCAACACTTACTAGGAATCAAAGATGTTAAGACAATCTGTGTTATCAACAACGATGAAGCAGCACCATTCTTCGAAAACTGTGACTACGGTATAGTAGGCGACTTCCACGAAGTGCTACCACTATTAATCGAAGAAATAAATGGCTAA
- a CDS encoding FprA family A-type flavoprotein has translation MQNIREVLENIYYVGVNDRRITRFENMFPLENGVAYSSFIIKDEKNVLLDSVESAFTRQYLQNIEKALDGEDLDYVVIHHMEPDHCRNIDFVLQKYPNAKFVGNAKTFKFYEQFYNDDFKDRYYEVKDGDELNLGKHNLKFVFAPMVHWPEVMMSYETNNGYLFSADAFGSFNAIEGHLKAKNIIHRGDWLEQARRYYINIVGKFGKQVQALFKKVEGLEINAILPLHGPVYDDKESIDFILDKYTKWATYTPEEKGVVICYASMYGDTEEAADILAAELADLGVNEDIEIYDVSNTDPSYMIAACHRFSNAVFAPINYNSGLYYKMEAFLTELVGTGYQNRHISFLNNWSWGGTSLKVSKEILEKGKHEYIGEDVLVNSSVKDEQVEQLKALAKAIKEDLDNNEY, from the coding sequence ATGCAAAACATTAGAGAAGTTTTGGAAAATATATATTATGTAGGGGTAAACGATAGACGTATTACCAGATTTGAGAATATGTTCCCATTAGAAAATGGTGTGGCATACAGCTCATTTATTATAAAAGATGAAAAAAATGTACTACTTGACAGTGTTGAATCTGCTTTTACTAGACAGTATCTTCAAAATATAGAGAAAGCTCTTGATGGCGAAGATCTAGATTATGTTGTAATCCACCATATGGAGCCAGACCACTGCAGAAACATTGACTTTGTATTACAAAAATACCCAAATGCAAAATTTGTTGGTAATGCAAAAACTTTTAAATTTTACGAACAATTCTATAATGACGATTTCAAGGATAGATATTACGAAGTAAAAGATGGTGATGAACTAAATCTTGGAAAACATAATCTTAAATTTGTATTTGCTCCAATGGTTCACTGGCCAGAAGTTATGATGTCATACGAAACAAACAATGGCTACCTATTCTCAGCTGATGCTTTTGGATCATTCAATGCAATCGAAGGACATCTAAAAGCTAAGAATATAATTCATAGAGGAGATTGGTTAGAACAAGCTCGTAGATACTACATTAATATTGTAGGTAAATTTGGTAAACAAGTTCAAGCCCTATTCAAAAAAGTAGAGGGTCTAGAAATAAATGCTATCCTACCACTACACGGTCCAGTATATGATGATAAAGAATCAATCGACTTTATCCTTGATAAATATACTAAATGGGCAACATATACCCCAGAAGAAAAGGGTGTAGTAATATGCTATGCTTCAATGTATGGAGATACTGAAGAAGCTGCTGATATCCTTGCAGCTGAACTTGCTGACCTTGGGGTAAATGAAGACATAGAAATTTATGACGTATCAAATACAGACCCTTCATATATGATTGCAGCTTGCCACAGATTTTCTAATGCTGTATTTGCTCCAATCAACTACAACTCAGGCCTATACTACAAGATGGAAGCTTTCTTAACAGAATTAGTTGGTACAGGCTACCAAAACAGACACATCTCATTCTTAAACAACTGGTCTTGGGGTGGTACAAGCCTTAAAGTTTCCAAAGAAATTCTAGAAAAAGGTAAACACGAATATATAGGTGAAGATGTGCTAGTAAACTCTAGTGTAAAAGACGAACAAGTTGAACAATTAAAGGCTTTAGCAAAAGCAATAAAAGAAGACTTGGACAATAACGAATACTAA